The Bubalus kerabau isolate K-KA32 ecotype Philippines breed swamp buffalo chromosome 16, PCC_UOA_SB_1v2, whole genome shotgun sequence genome includes a region encoding these proteins:
- the RILPL2 gene encoding RILP-like protein 2, translating into MEEPPLREEEEEEEEDEAGPEGALGKSPLQLTAEDVYDISYVMGRELMALGSDPRVTQLQFKIVRVLEMLETLVNEGNLTVEELRMERDNLRKEVEGLRREGSAAGREVNLGPDKMVVDLTDPNRPRFTLQELRDVLQERNKLKSQLLVVQEELQCYKSGLIPPREGPGGRREKEALFPRGSNANSNKEEKTIIRKLFSFRSGKQT; encoded by the exons ATGGAGGAGCCCCCTttgagagaggaagaagaggaagaggaggaggacgaGGCGGGACCCGAGGGGGCTCTGGGCAAGAGCCCCTTGCAGCTGACCGCTGAGGACGTATATGACATCTCCTACGTGATGGGCCGTGAGCTGATGGCCCTGGGCAGTGACCCCCGGGTGACACAACTGCAGTTCAAGATCGTCCGCGTCCTGGAGATGCTGGAGACGCTGGTGAATGAAGGGAACCTGACGGTGGAGGAGCTAAGAATGGAGCGGGACAACCTCAGGAAGGAGGTGGAGGGGCTGCGGAGAGAGGGCTCGGCCGCCGGCAGGGAG GTGAACCTGGGACCAGACAAAATGGTGGTTGACCTGACAGATCCCAACCGACCACGCTTTACTCTGCAGGAGCTGAGGGACGTGCTTCAGGAGCGCAACAAGCTCAAGTCACAGCTGCTGgtggtgcaggaagagctgcagtGCTATAAGAG TGGTCTGATTCCACCAAGAGAAGgcccaggaggaagaagagagaaagaggctctTTTTCCCAGGGGCAGCAATGCCAACAGCAACAAGGAGGAGAAGACAATCATAAGGAAACT